The Cellulosimicrobium cellulans genome contains the following window.
CACATGGGCGCGCAGCCGGACGACCTGACCCTCGTGGACCTCGTCCACGAGCACGCACGGGAGCGACCGGACCACGCCGCCGTCGTCGTCGTGCCGGAGGTGGGCGAGCGGCGCACGCTGACCTACGCCGGGCTCGACGCGCAGGCGGCGGCGCTCGCGGCCGACCTCGCGGACCGGCACGGGCCGGGCGACCGCGCCCTCGTGCTCTACTCGGCCACCGCGTCGTTCGTCGTCGGGATCGTGGCCTGCTTCTACGCGGGCCTGATCCCCGTCCCGTCCCCGCTCCCGGGCGGGCAGGCCTACCAGCGCGAGCGCGTGCGCGGCATGCTCGTCGACTGCGACGCGGCCGTCGTGCTCGTCGACCCGTCGGCCGCGACCGAGACCGCGGAGTGGGCCGAGCCGCTGCGGCGCGCGGACGGCGGCCCCGTCGTCGTGACCGTGGTCGACGGCGCCACGGGCGGCCCGGCCCGGCGCGGCCGCCCGGGCCCGCAGGACGTCGCGTTCCTGCAGTACACCTCCGGGTCCACGAGCAGCCCCAAGGGCGTCGTCGTCACGCACGCGAACGTGCTGCACCACCACGACGCGTTCACGACGACCCTCGGCCTCGTCCCGGAGGACGTCTTCTGCAGCTGGCTGCCGGGTTACCACGACTTCGGCCTCGTCGGGATGCTGCTCGTCCCCCTGGGCCTGGGCGCGACGGCCGTCATCGTCCCCTCCACGGCGTTCCTCAAGCGCCCCGTCCGCTGGCTCTCCGCGATCACCGAGACCGGGGCGACCGTCACGGCGTCGCCGAACTTCGGCTACGACCAGTGCGCGCGGCGCGTGCGCGACGACCAGCTCGCCGAGCTCGACCTCACCCGGCTGCGCTGGGCGCTCGGCGGGGCCGAGCCGGTGGACCCTGCCGTCCTGGACGCCTTCACGCGCCGGTTCGAGCCCGTGGGCTTCCGCGGGTCGGCGCACGGCCCGGGGTACGGCCTCGCCGAGGCGACGCTGACGGCGACGTACCCGGACCGCCGCCTCCCGCTCGTCATCACCGCCGACGAGGCGGCGCTCGCCGACGGTCGCCTGGTCGTGCTCGAGGAGGCGTCGTTCCTGTCTGCCCTCCCGGACCCCGCGGCGCAGGGCCGGGGCAGCGTCCCGGGCGCGCGGCTCGTGTGCTGCGGCCCGCCGAGCGGGGTGGAGCTGCGCCTCGTGGACGACCAGGGCGTCGAGGTCCCGGACGGCGCGGTCGGGGAGGTCTGGCTGCGCGGCGGCACCGTCGCGGCCGGGTACTGGGGCGACGCGGCGGCGGGCGCGACGGCCGAGACGTTCGGCGCCGTCGCCGCCGACGGCACGGGCCCGTGGCTGCGGACCGGGGACCTGGGGGCGCTGCACGGCGGGCAGCTCGTCGTCACGGGCCGGATCAAGGAGCTCCTCATCGTCGCCGGGCGCAACCTGTACCCCTACGACCTCGAGCGCGAGCTGCGCCGCCTGCACCCCGGGGCCGACGGCCGTCCGGGCGCGGTGTTCGAGGCGGAGGGGCTGCCGGGCACGCTCTGCGCGGTCCAGGAGTTCCGGCCCACGCCGGGGGCCCGGCTCGACGGCGCGAGCGCCGAGGACGAGCTGGACGCCGTCGTGCGCCAGATGGCCTCCCACCTGGCCTCCGTCTCGGGCGCCGCGGTGCACGACGTCGTCCTCGTGCGTCCCGGCCAGGTGCCGCGGACCACGAGCGGCAAGATCCAGCGCGGTCGGGCGCGCGACCTGCACGGCGCGGGCGACCTCGCCGCGCTCCACTCCCTGCGCGCGTCCCGCGACCGCGCGCGCACCGAGCTCGCAGGGACCCGCTCATGACCGCACCGCTGCCCGACTCTCTCGACGACCTCGTGCTCCGGCACGTCGCCACCGCCCTGGGGGTCGCGCCCGCGGACGTCGACCCGGCGGGCGACCTCGCCGGGCTCGGCCTCGGCTCGGTCCAGGTGCTGGCCCTGCTGGGCGACCTGGAGGACGCGCTCGGCGTGGACCTGGACCCGGAGGCCGTCGTCGACAACCCGACGCCCCGGGCGCTCGCGGAGCATCTGCGCAGCGTCGTCGACGCCCCCGGGACCGCGGCATGACGACCCTCGTCGACGTCGGCGCGCACGTCCCCGCGACGCGCGTGCCCATCCGCGACCTCGCGGACGAGCTGGGCCTCGACCACCTCGAGCTGGGCGTGTTCGAGCGGTTCTTCGGGCTGCGCGAGGTGTGCACGGCGCCGGACGAGAGCCTCACCGACCTGCTCGTCGCCGCGGCGCGCGCCGTGCCCGGCCTCGCGGGCAACGAGCACCGCGTGCGGTACGTGCTGGGCGCGCGGACCATCGCGACGGTCGCCCCGGTCGGGGTGAACCCCCTGCACGACGCCGCGGACCGCCTGGGGCTGGACCACGCGGTCGTGTGGACCCTCACCCAGCACGCGTGCGCGTCCGCGCTGCTCGCGGTCGACGTCGCCGGGCGCCTGCTGGCGGCCGACGGCGACGCCGACGCGCTCGCGCTCGTCCTCACCGGGGAGAAGGCGTTCAGCCCCGGGTCCCGCCTCATCGAGGGCACGACGATCATGGGCGAGGGCACGGCGGCCGTCCTCGTGGCGGCGGACCCGACCGGTGGGGTCTCCGCGCGGGCGGGCAGCCCGGTGCTGTCCTACGCGACGCGCACCCTGGGCGAGTACCACCAGGTCCCGCTCCCGGAGGACCTGGCCGCGCCGTTCGGCGTCGCGTACACCGAGGTGCTCGCGGAGGTCGTGGTCGAGGCCGTCGAGCGCGCGGGCCTGACGCTGGACGACCTCGCGCTCGTCCTGCCGCACAACGTGAACCGCGTGTCCTGGCGGCGCCTGTGCTCGCGCCTCGGGCTGCCGATCGCGCGCGTCCGGCTCGACGACGTGCCCGTGACGGGCCACTGCTTCGGTGCCGACTCGTTCATCGGCTACGCCGCCGCGCGCGCCGAGGGCCGGCTGCGCCCCGGCGACCCGTTCCTCATGGTGGCGGTCGGGCTGGGTGCCACGTTCTCCGCCATGGTCCTGCGCTACGCGCCCCACGAGACGGAGGAGCCCGCATGACGGTCGAGCAGGTGGCGGAGGCCGCCGCCCCGGACGCTGCCCCGGATGCCCTGAAGGCGGACGGCACCGAGCCGTTCCTCGCGCGGACCAAGCGCGCGCTCGCGGGCGCGCCCGACGCGCCGCTGGTGCTGCTCGGGAACTTCGAGGTCGAGGACGCGTGGGCGGTCGGGGAGGTCGGCCTGCCCTCGGTCGGGGGTGCGTCGGCGACGGCCGCGCTCGTCAACCGCATGGACGAGCTCGCGCTGCTCCTCGCCGGCCCCGACGACCACGTCGTGCTCAAGGCCGAGCCCGACCCGGACCACCTCGCCCACCTGGACGCGCTCGGCGTCGGGCTCCCGACCGTGCACGTCGCCGAGTCGAGCGACCCTCTGCGCACCGTCACCCTCGACGCGCTCGACTCGCCCGCGCTGCTCGCGCGCCTGCGCGACCTCGCGGCGGACGGCGTCCGCCTCCTCGCGCACGGCACGTCGGCGGCGGAGGAGGACCTCGCGACCGCGACCGGCCTGCGCTCGGTGCTCGTCGACGCCGCGACGACCAAGGCCGTCAACAGCAAGGTCTACAGCCGCGGGCTGTGCGACGAGCTCGGGATCGAGCAGGCGCGCGGCTGGGCGTGCCGCACCGTCGAGGACTTCGAGCGCGCGTGCGCCGAGGCGGCGCGGCTCGTCGCGGACGGCGCGACCGTGGGCGTCAAGGACGCGTACGGCGTCTCCGGCAAGGGGATCCTCGTCGTGGACGACCCGCGCCGTCTCGACCAGCTCGTGCGCATGGTCGCGCGCCGGGCCGCGCGCTCGGGCGACGACCGTCTCGCCGTCGTCGTCGAGGTCTGGGCGGACAAGGCCACCGACCTCAACTACCACTTCACGGTCGCGCAGGACGGCTCGGTCGCGTTCGACTTCGTCAAGGAGGCGATCACCGAGGGCGGTGTCCACAAGGGCCACCGCATCCCGTCGCGCCTGCCCGCGGTGCAGGTCGACGCGCTGGCCGAGCTCTCGGCCCGGCTCGGCGCGCGCCTCGCGGCCGACGGCTTCCACGGCCTCGTCGGGGTCGACGCGCTCGTGCGCACGGACGGCTCGCTGCTGCCGGTCCTGGAGATCAACGCGCGCAGCAACATGTCCACGTACACCGTGCCGCTCCAGGAGCGGTTCCAGCCGGAGGGGTGGGTCGCGCTCGCGCGGCAGTACCCGCTCGTGCTCGACGCGCCGCTGCCGTTCGCGGCGCTCCACGACGTCCTCGGCGACCTGCTCCCCGGCGCGCCCGGGCAGGCGGGCCTCGTCGTCCAGGGCACCGGCACCGTCAACGCCGGCGCGTCGTCCCCGACCCCGGGCGGCACGTTCGCCGGCCGGCTCCACGGCCTCCTCGTCGCACCCGACGAGGAGGCGCTGACCCGCCTCGACCGCGCCGTGACGGAGCGGCTGGCCGGGCGCACCACCGCAGGACCGACCGCGGACCCGACCGAAGGAGACCCCCGATGACCGCGACGCCGAGCCGGCCGACGCCCGGGAGCGCGGACCTCGCCGCGGTCGCGGAGGAGTTCGGCACGCCCGTGTACGTGTACGACGGCGACGTGCTCGCCGCGAACTACCGCGCGCTGCGCGAGCGGCTGCACCCCGCTCTCGGGATCTTCTACTCGCTCAAGGCGAACCCGAACGTCAGCATCTGCGGGCTGCTGCACTCGCTCGGCGCGAACGCCGAGGTGTCGTCGCTCACCGAGCTGCGGACGGCGCTCGCGGCGGGGGTCGCGCCGCAGGACGTCCTGTTCCTCGGGCCCGGCAAGAGCCGGGACGAGCTCGTCGCGTGCCTCAACTCGGGCGTGCGGGCGATCATCGTCGAGTCGCTGCCGGAGCTCGCGCTGGTGGACGAGCTCGCGCGCGCGACGGGGCGCGCCGCGCGCGTGGTGCTGCGCGTCAACCCGTCGTTCTCCGTCAAGGGCTCCGGGCTCACGATGGGCGGCAAGCCGCGCCAGTTCGGCATCGACGAGCAGCAGCTCCTCGACGCGCCGGACCTGTGCGCCGGGCTCACCACGGCCCGCGTGGTCGGGGTCCAGGTGTACATGGGCACGCGCATCCTCGACGAGGGCACGATCGTCGAGAACACGACGCGGATCTTCGAGCTCGCGGAGCGGCTCGCGGACCGCCTCGGGTTCCCGCTGGAGCTGGTCGACGTCGGCGGCGGGCTCGGCGTCGCGTACTTCGAGCGCGAGCGCGACCTCGACGTCGAGGTCCTCACCGCGGCGCTCAACCCGGTGATCGAGGCGTTCGTGCAGCGGCACCCCCGGACAGACCTCGTCATGGAGCTCGGCCGGTACCTCGTGGCGCTGTGCGGCACGTACGTGGCGCGCGTGCGCTACGTCAAGGAGTCGATGGGCGAGCGGTTCGCGGTCGCCGACGGCGGCACGAACCACCACATGGCGGCGGTCGGCATCGGCTCGTTCGTCAAGCGCAACTTCCCGATGCGCAAGGTGGGCGCCGCGTCCGGCGCCGAGGACGTGCCGTGGAACGTCACCGGCCCGCTGTGCACGCCCAACGACACGATCGGCAAGGCCGTCCCGCTGCCGGCCGACCTCGCGGCGGGCGACCTCGTCGCCGTCGACCGGTCCGGCGCGTACGGCGCGACGGCGTCGCCCGTGCACTTCCTCAGCCACGGCTACCCCGCGGAGGTGCTGACGCTGGGCGACGAGACGTTCCTCGTCCGGCACGCGGACACGCCGGACGACCTCCTGGCCCGCCAGGTCTTCCACGACCTCGGCGCGCGCATCGCCCCGGCCGAGGCCGTCGCCGCACCCTGACCCGCCGGCCGGCCCGGCCGACACCGACCCGTCAACCTGCCGCCGCCCGCACCGCGGGCGCACGAGACCCACCCGGAGGAACCATCGTGAGCACCAGCACCGAGTCCCAGGAGGCCCTCGGCCGCGAGCGCGTCGTCGGCGCGGTCGTCGAGGCGCTGTCGAGCGTCCTCGGACGCCCGCTGCCCGACGTCACGGACGCGACCCGCCTGTTCGACGACCTCGACCTCGACTCCACGAGCGTCCTCGGCCTGCTCATGGCACTCGAGGACTCGCTCGACATGGAGGTCGACCCGGAGTCGCTCGAGCAGCATCACCTCGAGAGCGTGGGCTCGCTGACGGACTTCGTCGTCGAGCACTCGACGCGGAACTGACGTGACGCTCGGGGGCGGGAGCGGGTCAGCGTCCTGGGCAGAGCCCTGTGGCGCCGCCCTGCGCGTGCGGGGCGTCGTGGACGTGCCGGTCGACGACCTCGTCCCCGTCGGGGACGGCACGCGCCGGTCGGTCGCCGAGGACCTGCGGTACGTGTACGGCGAGGACCAGCCGACGGACTGGTTGGAGAGCGGCCCGGGCCGGGACTACCCGACGATGATCCGCGCGGCGCGCGCCGCGCTGCGCGACCGGGGCCTGCTCGCCGACGTGCGCCTGGTCGTCCTCGTCGTGACCACCCCTGACCTGCAGCACGAGCGTCTGCTCGGCGGGTTCGTCGCGGACCTGTTCGACGACCGGCCGTACACGTTCTGCGTGACCGAGCAAGGCCTCGCGGGACCGTTCACGGCGCTGCGGCTCGCGCACGAGGAGCTCGCGCACGGCGGCCCGCAGGGTGTCGGGCTCGGGGGCGACGCCCTCGTCCTCGTCCTGGAGCAGTGCACGCTGCCCCCGACGGCGACGCGCGTCCCCGCGCGCGACCGCGTCGTCGCGCTCGTCGTCGGGCACGACGGCGCGGGACGGCCGGTCGAGGCGCTGTCCGTCGCGCGCGCGCCCCGCGGCCCACGGCCGGGCGCGGCGCACGCGAGCGAAGCCGTGGCCTGGTGGGGGCCTGTCCCGGACGACGCCCGCCGGATCGTCCTCGGCGTCGACGTCGACCCAGGCGAGGTGCCGGACGTCGACGGCAACGTCGTCCTGCACGCCGACCCCGGCGCGGCGGCGACGGGGGTCTGGGAGCTCCTCGCCGCGTGCGACGAGGTCCCGGACGCGCCGGTCGTCCTGCACGAGCGGTGCCTCGAGCTGGGCTACCGCTGCTCCCTCGTCCTCGGCCCGCGTTCCGTCGCGGCGTCCCCCGACGCCGACGACCTGTCCCGAGAGGCGGTGCTCGCATGAGCACGGACGTCGTCGCGCCCACCCCCGTCGCGGCGGCCGAGGCGCTGGCCGAGGAGGGCGCCGCGGCGCCGCGCGGGGACGGCCCCGCCGACCTCCGCGCCGTCGCGCGCGAGCTCGGCGCGGTCGCCGCGCTCACCGCGCTCGGGGGTCTGCTGCCCGTCGCGGCGCTGCCGGGCGAGTGCGTCCTGCTGCCCGACGACGTCCCGCCCCCGGGCGGGTGGGCGCGGGTCGGCGAGGTGGTGTCGGACGTCGGCACGCTGCTCGTGTGGCGGTCGCCCCGCACCGAGGCGGCGCCCGGACCGGCCGCGCCCGCCGTGGGGACGACCGGACCTGCCGTCCCCGCACCCAAGGAGACCGTCGCGATCAGCACGGCCGACGCCGCCTGGCGGGTCGGGGTCGCGTGGGTCCGGACCGGGCTGTGCGAGCGCCTGACGGACCGGGCCGTGGAGCGGCTGCGGGGCCGCACGGTCGGCGGCACGGCGACGGTGAACCTGCCGCCCGTCCGCCTCGTCCTCGCGGACGCCGCGCTCGCGCACCTCGAGGCGCAGGCGCTCCTGGGCGGGGTCGCGGCGCGGGACGCCGCCGCCGGGTCGCCGGACCGCGGACCCGCGGTCTCCGGGTCCTCGCTCGCGCGCGTCACGGCGGTCCTCGACCGCTCGTCGCGTGCCGTCCACAACCTGTTCGGCGCGTCGGGGTACGTCGACGGCGACGCCGCGCGGCTCGCGCGCACGATCGACCTGCTGGGCCACGCGAGCGGGACGCTGCCGGGCCGTGTCTCCGGCACACCCGGCGGGACGCCCGGCGGCGCACCCGGCAGCGAGGAGGGGCAGGACGCATGACCACGGTCGACCTCGTCGCGCTGCGCGACCACCTGCGGCCCGTCGGCGCGACGCTCCGCGAGCACGCCCTCGCGATCGACGCCGACCCCGCGGCGCTCCACGTGCTCCTGGACTCGGGCGCCCTGCCGTACCGCCAGCTCGGCGGGTTCCCGCCCGGCTATCTCGACGACCCGCTGCGCGTGCGGGGCGTGCCGGTGCACGTGCGCACGTGCGTGGAGCGCGTCGTCGTCGCCGAGACGCTCGCGTGGGGCGACGCGTCCGTCGTCGTCGGGGCGCCCGGGCCGTCCATGTCGGGGGTCGTGCTGGACGACCTCGCCGACGACGAGCAGCGCGACCGCTTCTACCGGCGCGTGGCGCAGCCGGGCACGTGGACGTTCTTCGGCCTCACCGAGCCCGACCGCGGCTCGGACGCCGCGGCGCTGGAGACGGCGGTCGTCGAGGCCGACGGCGCTCCCGTGCTGCGCGGGCACAAGAAGTACGTGGGCAACGTCGCGCGCGCGAGCCTCGGCGTCGTGTTCGCGCGGCACCGCCCGGGCCCGCTGGGCGTCGGGGTCTACCTCGTCGACACCGACCGGCCGGGCTTCGACGCCGCGCCGCTCGTGACCACCGGGATGCGCGCGGTGCAGCTCGGCGAGGCGCGGCTGCACGACGTGCCCCTGCTCGAGCAGGACACGCTCGGGCGGCACCTGTCGCCGTCGCGCCACGGTCTCCTCGGGGCGGTGCGCACCTTCAACCGGCTGCGCCCCGTCGTCGCGTCGCTCGCCGTGGGCCTCACGCAGGCGGCGCTCGACTACGTGCGCGCCGAGCGGTCGTCGTTGACCGCCGCCGAGCGGTGGCACCTGGAGACGTTCGACGACCGGCTCCACGCCGCGCGCGCCCTCGTGCTCCAGGCCGCGCGCGCCGCGGACGCGGACCCGGCGGACGGGACGCTGCCGGCGGCGGCCAAGGCCACCGCGCTCGACCTCGCGGAGGAGGTCACGCACGCGGTGCCGCCGCTGCTCGGCCCGGGCGCGCGGTGGGAGCACCCGTACCTCGACAAGCTGGTCCGCGACGTGCCCGGCCTGGAGATGATGGAGGGCACGCGGACCGTCCAGCGGCTCACCCTCGCGCAGGGCTGGTTGCAGGGCAGGGCACGGCATGCCGAGCTCGTCTAGGGAGGCGGCCGCGACCCCGGTCGCGACCGCCTCGCCGCGACCGGAGGCGCTGCCGCCCGTGCCGCCCCCACCTGTCGCAGGCCCGACGGTCGGGGCCTTGCGCCGCCGCGTCGTGCGCCTCGCCGCCCCGATCTGCGCCGCGCTCGTCGTGGGGGCGCTCGCGCAGCTCGTCATCGCGGCGCTGCTGGGGCACATGGGCGACGACGCGCTCTACGTCCGGTCGCTCTTCATCCCCGTGACGTTCCTCGTCCTCGCGGTCCAGGAGGGCCTCGACGTCTCGACCCAGGTCGGCTTCGCGCGCCTGCACGGGTCGCGGGCCCGGGGCGGGGAGATCGACACGGGGAACCACGCCGAGACCGGAGGGGCCGGCGCGGGCGAGGACGGCGGCGCGGCCGTCGTCCCGACGTCGGCCACCACGGCGCTGCTGGGGCGGTTCGTGGCGGCGGGCGCGGTGGTGCTCGGCGGCGTCGCCCTGCTCGTCGTCCTGGCGGCGCCGACGCTCGCCGACGTGCTGTCGGTGCCTGCGCCCCTCGTCGCCGAGTTCGTCGCGTTTGCGCGCTGGACCGTCCTCGCGAGCGTGCTGTCCGTCCCGACGGCGGTCGCGGCCGCCGCGCTGCGCGGGTGGGCGCGCACCGGGGCGTCGGCGACCGTGGCGCTGCTCGTCGCGGGGCTCCAGGTGCTCGTCGTGTGGCTCGTCGGGCTCGTGGCCGGGTTCGGCGTGCTCGCTGTCCCGGTCGCGATCACGGGCTCCACGCTCGTCGGCGCGGCCGTCGCCTGGGCGCTCCTCGTGCGGGCCCGCCTCCTTCCGCGGCCGGGCCACGTCCCCGGGCTGCGCCGTCTGCTCGCGCTGCGTCACCACCCCGCGCCGCAGCGGCTCGCCGCGGCATGGCGACGGGCGCTCCGCGCCCTGCCCGCCGGGTCGTGGACGACGCCGACCCCGCCCCCGCCGCCCCCGCCTCCGTCCTCCACGACCCCGGCCCCGGTCGCGGCACCGTCCGGCCCGGCGGGTGCTGCTTCCTCCGACCCGCACTCCGGCCCGCCGGCCGCCGAGCCGACGACGGCGGGCGTTCCTCCCGAGGGCGCCGTGGTCGAGCGGGTCGACGTGCGCGGGCTGCTGCTCGGCGTCGGCCTGCCGGTCGGTCTGTCCTACCTCCTGCTCACCGTGACGAACCTCGTCATGGTGTGGGTCCTCGGTCCGTCGGGCACGGACGTGGTCGCGGGGTTCGGCGGCGCCGCGACGGTCCAGACGCTCGTGATCGTGCCGGCCATCGGACTCGCCGCGGCGGTGAGCATCGTCATGAACCAGCAGTGGGGTGCGGGGGATCTCGGGCTCCTCCCGCGGACGCTGCGCGCGGGCACGGTCGTCGTCGCGGGCGTGTACGTCGTGGTGGGGGCGCTCGTCCTGCTGACCGCGCCGCTCGTCGCGGGCCAGCTCTCGGCCGACCCGGACGTCGCCGCGCAGGCGGCGCTCTACCTGCGGGTGGTCGGCCCGTCGTACGCCGGTGTCGGGCTCGTGCTGTACCTCCTGACCCTGCTGGAGCAGCTCGGGTACGGGCGCGTCGCCGTGACGCTCAACGTGCTCTACCACGCCGTCTCGCTCGGTGTCGGCGGCGTCCTCGCGCGCGCGGGCGGCGGTCCCACCGCGCTGTACACGACGATCGCCGTGACGAACG
Protein-coding sequences here:
- a CDS encoding fatty acyl-AMP ligase, with protein sequence MGAQPDDLTLVDLVHEHARERPDHAAVVVVPEVGERRTLTYAGLDAQAAALAADLADRHGPGDRALVLYSATASFVVGIVACFYAGLIPVPSPLPGGQAYQRERVRGMLVDCDAAVVLVDPSAATETAEWAEPLRRADGGPVVVTVVDGATGGPARRGRPGPQDVAFLQYTSGSTSSPKGVVVTHANVLHHHDAFTTTLGLVPEDVFCSWLPGYHDFGLVGMLLVPLGLGATAVIVPSTAFLKRPVRWLSAITETGATVTASPNFGYDQCARRVRDDQLAELDLTRLRWALGGAEPVDPAVLDAFTRRFEPVGFRGSAHGPGYGLAEATLTATYPDRRLPLVITADEAALADGRLVVLEEASFLSALPDPAAQGRGSVPGARLVCCGPPSGVELRLVDDQGVEVPDGAVGEVWLRGGTVAAGYWGDAAAGATAETFGAVAADGTGPWLRTGDLGALHGGQLVVTGRIKELLIVAGRNLYPYDLERELRRLHPGADGRPGAVFEAEGLPGTLCAVQEFRPTPGARLDGASAEDELDAVVRQMASHLASVSGAAVHDVVLVRPGQVPRTTSGKIQRGRARDLHGAGDLAALHSLRASRDRARTELAGTRS
- a CDS encoding acyl carrier protein, whose translation is MTAPLPDSLDDLVLRHVATALGVAPADVDPAGDLAGLGLGSVQVLALLGDLEDALGVDLDPEAVVDNPTPRALAEHLRSVVDAPGTAA
- a CDS encoding 3-oxoacyl-[acyl-carrier-protein] synthase III C-terminal domain-containing protein produces the protein MTTLVDVGAHVPATRVPIRDLADELGLDHLELGVFERFFGLREVCTAPDESLTDLLVAAARAVPGLAGNEHRVRYVLGARTIATVAPVGVNPLHDAADRLGLDHAVVWTLTQHACASALLAVDVAGRLLAADGDADALALVLTGEKAFSPGSRLIEGTTIMGEGTAAVLVAADPTGGVSARAGSPVLSYATRTLGEYHQVPLPEDLAAPFGVAYTEVLAEVVVEAVERAGLTLDDLALVLPHNVNRVSWRRLCSRLGLPIARVRLDDVPVTGHCFGADSFIGYAAARAEGRLRPGDPFLMVAVGLGATFSAMVLRYAPHETEEPA
- a CDS encoding preATP grasp domain-containing protein, which codes for MTVEQVAEAAAPDAAPDALKADGTEPFLARTKRALAGAPDAPLVLLGNFEVEDAWAVGEVGLPSVGGASATAALVNRMDELALLLAGPDDHVVLKAEPDPDHLAHLDALGVGLPTVHVAESSDPLRTVTLDALDSPALLARLRDLAADGVRLLAHGTSAAEEDLATATGLRSVLVDAATTKAVNSKVYSRGLCDELGIEQARGWACRTVEDFERACAEAARLVADGATVGVKDAYGVSGKGILVVDDPRRLDQLVRMVARRAARSGDDRLAVVVEVWADKATDLNYHFTVAQDGSVAFDFVKEAITEGGVHKGHRIPSRLPAVQVDALAELSARLGARLAADGFHGLVGVDALVRTDGSLLPVLEINARSNMSTYTVPLQERFQPEGWVALARQYPLVLDAPLPFAALHDVLGDLLPGAPGQAGLVVQGTGTVNAGASSPTPGGTFAGRLHGLLVAPDEEALTRLDRAVTERLAGRTTAGPTADPTEGDPR
- a CDS encoding type III PLP-dependent enzyme, which produces MTATPSRPTPGSADLAAVAEEFGTPVYVYDGDVLAANYRALRERLHPALGIFYSLKANPNVSICGLLHSLGANAEVSSLTELRTALAAGVAPQDVLFLGPGKSRDELVACLNSGVRAIIVESLPELALVDELARATGRAARVVLRVNPSFSVKGSGLTMGGKPRQFGIDEQQLLDAPDLCAGLTTARVVGVQVYMGTRILDEGTIVENTTRIFELAERLADRLGFPLELVDVGGGLGVAYFERERDLDVEVLTAALNPVIEAFVQRHPRTDLVMELGRYLVALCGTYVARVRYVKESMGERFAVADGGTNHHMAAVGIGSFVKRNFPMRKVGAASGAEDVPWNVTGPLCTPNDTIGKAVPLPADLAAGDLVAVDRSGAYGATASPVHFLSHGYPAEVLTLGDETFLVRHADTPDDLLARQVFHDLGARIAPAEAVAAP
- a CDS encoding acyl carrier protein gives rise to the protein MSTSTESQEALGRERVVGAVVEALSSVLGRPLPDVTDATRLFDDLDLDSTSVLGLLMALEDSLDMEVDPESLEQHHLESVGSLTDFVVEHSTRN
- a CDS encoding acyl-CoA dehydrogenase family protein translates to MSTDVVAPTPVAAAEALAEEGAAAPRGDGPADLRAVARELGAVAALTALGGLLPVAALPGECVLLPDDVPPPGGWARVGEVVSDVGTLLVWRSPRTEAAPGPAAPAVGTTGPAVPAPKETVAISTADAAWRVGVAWVRTGLCERLTDRAVERLRGRTVGGTATVNLPPVRLVLADAALAHLEAQALLGGVAARDAAAGSPDRGPAVSGSSLARVTAVLDRSSRAVHNLFGASGYVDGDAARLARTIDLLGHASGTLPGRVSGTPGGTPGGAPGSEEGQDA
- a CDS encoding acyl-CoA dehydrogenase family protein — protein: MTTVDLVALRDHLRPVGATLREHALAIDADPAALHVLLDSGALPYRQLGGFPPGYLDDPLRVRGVPVHVRTCVERVVVAETLAWGDASVVVGAPGPSMSGVVLDDLADDEQRDRFYRRVAQPGTWTFFGLTEPDRGSDAAALETAVVEADGAPVLRGHKKYVGNVARASLGVVFARHRPGPLGVGVYLVDTDRPGFDAAPLVTTGMRAVQLGEARLHDVPLLEQDTLGRHLSPSRHGLLGAVRTFNRLRPVVASLAVGLTQAALDYVRAERSSLTAAERWHLETFDDRLHAARALVLQAARAADADPADGTLPAAAKATALDLAEEVTHAVPPLLGPGARWEHPYLDKLVRDVPGLEMMEGTRTVQRLTLAQGWLQGRARHAELV
- a CDS encoding MATE family efflux transporter codes for the protein MRRRVVRLAAPICAALVVGALAQLVIAALLGHMGDDALYVRSLFIPVTFLVLAVQEGLDVSTQVGFARLHGSRARGGEIDTGNHAETGGAGAGEDGGAAVVPTSATTALLGRFVAAGAVVLGGVALLVVLAAPTLADVLSVPAPLVAEFVAFARWTVLASVLSVPTAVAAAALRGWARTGASATVALLVAGLQVLVVWLVGLVAGFGVLAVPVAITGSTLVGAAVAWALLVRARLLPRPGHVPGLRRLLALRHHPAPQRLAAAWRRALRALPAGSWTTPTPPPPPPPPSSTTPAPVAAPSGPAGAASSDPHSGPPAAEPTTAGVPPEGAVVERVDVRGLLLGVGLPVGLSYLLLTVTNLVMVWVLGPSGTDVVAGFGGAATVQTLVIVPAIGLAAAVSIVMNQQWGAGDLGLLPRTLRAGTVVVAGVYVVVGALVLLTAPLVAGQLSADPDVAAQAALYLRVVGPSYAGVGLVLYLLTLLEQLGYGRVAVTLNVLYHAVSLGVGGVLARAGGGPTALYTTIAVTNVVGLVVMLPVAVRLVRRRATEAPAETAETAQTAGTAGSAVEVAP